Proteins from one Leptospira neocaledonica genomic window:
- a CDS encoding TauD/TfdA family dioxygenase, producing the protein MSTTSLVRTSDKKKDLIKKVKSEKKKTRSSKTSDEISKNLIKGLNLPIVYSPSSPEKTDLKYLTDWIKKNQKEIQRDLLIYGAILFRGFNIGSSENFEKVALGLDSNLSEAYLGTSPRDKKTKFVHTASELPSAYPIMQHAEMSFLNKPPKKLFFYAKVAPTKNGETPITDLRTVLREMPSHISDKVEKQGIKYIRHYDGPGASRYSLWKTKPWSEMFKTEDKKEAEKEIKKQSFIHEWLPGNKLRLINSQVGVRKHPVAGSKAWHNHSQTFHIDSPRLEYKYIFKRQKTLRGLGVYLILNLLTGIKKLFSKSEDLDVHATYGDGSEISNKDIKTIVDVFWKNIQIFSWQKDDILYIDNYSVSHGRLPFVGQREIQVAWTE; encoded by the coding sequence ATGTCTACGACTAGTCTTGTTCGAACTTCAGATAAAAAAAAGGATCTGATCAAAAAAGTGAAATCTGAAAAAAAGAAAACTAGATCCTCCAAAACTTCGGATGAGATCTCCAAAAACCTGATCAAAGGTTTGAATCTTCCAATCGTTTATTCTCCTTCTTCTCCTGAAAAAACAGACTTAAAATATCTAACTGACTGGATCAAGAAGAACCAAAAAGAAATACAAAGAGATCTGTTGATCTATGGTGCGATATTATTTAGAGGTTTTAATATAGGTTCTTCCGAAAATTTCGAAAAGGTTGCTTTGGGTCTTGATTCCAATTTGTCGGAAGCGTATCTGGGAACTTCTCCCAGAGATAAAAAAACGAAATTTGTTCATACAGCCAGCGAACTTCCCTCGGCTTATCCGATTATGCAACATGCGGAGATGAGCTTCCTTAATAAACCTCCTAAGAAACTTTTCTTTTATGCAAAAGTTGCCCCTACTAAAAACGGAGAAACTCCCATTACCGATCTAAGAACTGTCTTAAGAGAAATGCCTAGTCATATTTCGGATAAAGTAGAAAAACAAGGGATCAAATATATTCGTCATTATGATGGTCCTGGAGCTTCTCGCTATAGTCTTTGGAAAACAAAACCTTGGAGCGAAATGTTCAAAACGGAAGATAAAAAGGAAGCGGAGAAGGAGATAAAAAAACAAAGTTTTATCCATGAATGGTTGCCTGGAAATAAATTAAGATTAATTAATTCTCAAGTAGGTGTCAGAAAACACCCTGTTGCCGGATCCAAGGCTTGGCATAATCATAGTCAAACTTTCCATATAGACTCACCCCGATTAGAATATAAATATATTTTTAAAAGACAGAAAACATTAAGAGGATTGGGAGTTTATTTGATTTTAAACCTATTGACCGGGATCAAAAAACTATTCAGTAAATCGGAAGATTTAGACGTTCATGCCACGTATGGAGATGGATCAGAAATATCTAATAAGGATATCAAAACTATAGTAGATGTTTTCTGGAAGAATATCCAGATTTTCTCCTGGCAGAAAGATGATATTCTTTATATCGATAATTATTCCGTTTCTCACGGAAGACTTCCATTTGTTGGCCAGAGAGAGATTCAAGTAGCCTGGACGGAATAG